The following coding sequences lie in one Leucobacter allii genomic window:
- the purF gene encoding amidophosphoribosyltransferase — translation MCGIVGIVSSEPVNQRIYDSLLLLQHRGQDSTGIATLEGDFFHMVKTKGQVREAYRTRDMRSLMGNVGLGHVRYATRGSAAQEEEAQPFYVGAPYGIILVHNGNLTNTRELTAELYNVDRRHLNTHSDTELLLNVLANELQAGISGLSLDSEQVFDAVARVHERVEGSYATIALIAGHGLLAFRDPFGIRPLVLGRRDGANGQDEWIVASESLVLESGGYETVRDVEPGEAILISPDGALESRQCAQRPRLVPCAFEYIYLARPDSVLSGISVYDARLRLGDVLAEEIREQLPDVDIDVVMPIPDSGRPSAMQLAQKLGIDYREGFFKNHYVGRTFIMPGQAVRKRSVRQKLNAMSSEFAGKNVLLVDDSIVRGTTSREIVEMARAAGAKSVIFASAAPPVVYPHVYGINMPSRKELIAHGRTTEEIAAELGADHLVYMSVEGMRRAILAGQDRVTELEDSCFSGSYVTGDVDEEYLSWVEATQES, via the coding sequence ATGTGCGGCATCGTCGGTATCGTCTCGTCCGAACCCGTCAACCAGCGAATCTACGACAGTCTGCTGCTCCTGCAGCACCGCGGCCAGGACTCGACCGGCATCGCGACGCTGGAGGGCGACTTCTTCCACATGGTGAAGACGAAGGGCCAGGTGCGCGAGGCCTACCGGACGCGAGACATGCGCAGCCTCATGGGCAACGTCGGCCTCGGCCACGTGCGCTACGCGACCCGAGGCTCCGCGGCTCAGGAGGAGGAGGCGCAGCCCTTCTACGTCGGCGCGCCCTACGGCATCATCCTCGTCCACAACGGCAACCTGACGAACACGCGGGAGCTCACCGCCGAGCTCTACAACGTGGATCGCCGCCACCTCAACACGCATTCCGACACCGAGCTGCTGCTCAACGTGCTCGCGAACGAGCTGCAGGCGGGCATCTCGGGGCTCTCCCTCGATTCCGAGCAGGTCTTCGACGCCGTGGCTCGCGTGCACGAGCGCGTCGAGGGCTCCTACGCGACCATCGCGCTCATCGCGGGGCACGGCCTGCTCGCCTTCCGGGATCCCTTCGGGATCCGCCCGCTCGTGCTCGGCCGCCGCGATGGCGCGAACGGCCAGGACGAGTGGATCGTCGCCTCCGAGTCGCTCGTGCTCGAGTCCGGCGGCTACGAGACCGTGCGCGACGTGGAACCGGGCGAGGCCATTCTCATCTCCCCCGACGGCGCGCTCGAGTCCCGCCAGTGCGCGCAGCGACCGCGGCTCGTGCCGTGCGCCTTCGAGTACATCTACCTCGCGCGCCCCGACTCGGTGCTGAGCGGCATCTCGGTGTACGACGCGCGGCTCCGCCTCGGCGACGTGCTCGCGGAGGAGATCCGCGAGCAGCTGCCCGACGTGGATATCGACGTCGTGATGCCGATCCCCGATTCGGGGCGGCCGAGCGCCATGCAGCTCGCGCAGAAGCTCGGCATCGACTACCGCGAGGGCTTCTTCAAGAACCACTACGTCGGCCGCACCTTCATCATGCCGGGCCAGGCCGTGCGCAAGCGCAGCGTGCGCCAGAAGCTCAACGCGATGAGCTCGGAGTTCGCCGGCAAGAACGTGCTGCTCGTCGACGACTCGATCGTCCGCGGCACGACCTCCCGGGAGATCGTGGAGATGGCGCGCGCCGCCGGTGCGAAGTCCGTGATCTTCGCCTCCGCCGCGCCGCCCGTCGTGTACCCGCACGTCTACGGCATCAACATGCCGTCGCGCAAGGAGCTCATCGCCCATGGCCGGACGACCGAGGAGATCGCCGCGGAGCTCGGGGCCGACCATCTGGTGTATATGAGCGTCGAGGGGATGCGCCGGGCGATCCTCGCCGGGCAGGATCGCGTCACCGAGCTCGAAGACAGCTGTTTCTCCGGCAGCTACGTCACCGGCGACGTCGACGAGGAGTACCTGTCCTGGGTCGAGGCCACGCAGGAGAGCTGA
- a CDS encoding twin-arginine translocase TatA/TatE family subunit, whose translation MFGNLSGPTLLVILFIVLLLFGAPKLPGLAKSLGQSMRILKKEVGGKNGEADAGADEAAQSGAAPDTAPRASAPEDRPASSGTRAERPDDDPERPDKPAN comes from the coding sequence ATGTTCGGTAATCTGTCCGGCCCCACGCTGCTGGTCATCCTCTTCATCGTCCTCCTGCTGTTCGGCGCGCCGAAGCTCCCGGGGCTCGCGAAGAGCCTGGGCCAGTCGATGCGCATCCTCAAGAAGGAGGTCGGCGGCAAGAACGGCGAAGCGGACGCGGGCGCCGATGAGGCCGCGCAGTCGGGAGCCGCCCCGGACACCGCGCCCCGCGCGAGCGCCCCGGAGGATCGGCCGGCGTCGAGCGGCACCCGGGCCGAGCGCCCCGACGACGATCCGGAACGACCGGACAAGCCGGCGAACTGA
- the tatA gene encoding twin-arginine translocase TatA/TatE family subunit produces MLGNLSGWHLLVILFVILLLFGAPKLPGLAKSLGQSMRILKKEVSSDGEGTPPAKSE; encoded by the coding sequence ATGCTCGGGAACCTCAGCGGATGGCACCTGCTCGTCATCCTCTTCGTCATTCTGCTGCTGTTCGGCGCGCCGAAGCTGCCGGGGCTCGCGAAGAGCCTGGGCCAGTCGATGCGCATCCTCAAGAAGGAGGTCAGCTCCGACGGCGAGGGCACTCCGCCGGCGAAGTCGGAGTAG
- a CDS encoding sterol carrier family protein — MAKRRIPIDDGRAALAEARTGGAARAVLATAVRYLLEELAERAPGNTVEVRVPPFGATQCVQGPRHTRGTPPNVIETDPATWIALATGELDWETAIAEARVRASGSRAELVGLLPLVRV; from the coding sequence GTGGCGAAGCGGAGGATCCCGATCGATGACGGCCGTGCCGCGCTCGCGGAGGCGCGGACGGGCGGCGCGGCGCGAGCGGTGCTGGCCACGGCCGTCCGCTACCTGCTCGAGGAGCTCGCGGAGCGCGCTCCGGGCAACACCGTCGAGGTGCGCGTGCCTCCGTTCGGCGCGACGCAGTGCGTGCAGGGGCCTCGGCACACCCGCGGCACGCCGCCGAACGTGATCGAGACGGATCCCGCGACCTGGATCGCGCTCGCCACGGGGGAGCTCGACTGGGAGACCGCGATCGCCGAGGCTCGCGTCCGCGCCTCGGGGTCCCGGGCGGAACTCGTCGGTCTGCTCCCGCTCGTACGCGTCTGA
- a CDS encoding VOC family protein: MALHWKLVIDCRDPHALADFWAEALGYAVEDPSGLVEHLLGAGQLPEAATVRHGGVRRFAGLAAVRHPDDPFDDFSGTGRGRRILFQAVPEEKRGKNRLHLDVHGDGELEALVTRLEGLGAELVERVDQGPAGRWCVMRDPEGNEFCAA, translated from the coding sequence ATGGCGCTGCACTGGAAGCTCGTGATCGATTGCCGTGATCCGCATGCTCTCGCGGATTTCTGGGCCGAGGCCCTCGGCTACGCGGTGGAGGATCCGAGCGGGCTCGTCGAGCACCTGCTCGGCGCCGGTCAGCTTCCCGAGGCCGCGACCGTCCGGCACGGCGGCGTGCGCCGATTCGCCGGGCTCGCGGCGGTGCGCCACCCCGACGATCCCTTCGACGACTTCAGCGGCACCGGTCGCGGTCGCCGGATCCTGTTCCAGGCGGTGCCCGAGGAGAAGCGGGGGAAGAACCGGCTCCACCTCGACGTGCATGGCGACGGGGAGCTCGAGGCGCTCGTCACCCGGCTCGAAGGGCTCGGCGCCGAGCTCGTGGAACGTGTGGACCAGGGGCCGGCTGGCCGGTGGTGCGTGATGCGCGATCCCGAGGGGAACGAGTTCTGCGCCGCCTGA
- the purD gene encoding phosphoribosylamine--glycine ligase — translation MKILVLGPGAREHALVLSLISEEAGHEVVCAPGNAGIAASGVETPELAYTDPAAVAAFVRERGFDLVVVGPEAPLVAGVADPLRAAGIPVFGPDRAAAQLEGSKAFAKRIMDAAGVPTGRATRVASVAEAGAVLDDFGAPYVVKADGLAAGKGVLVTEDRDAALAHVAEWAPHGEVLVEEFLDGQEVSLFFFADGHDVLPLSPAQDYKRIFDGDAGPNTGGMGAYSPLPWVADDFVEEITRTVALPTVRQLEAEGTPFVGLLYCGLIVTATGVRVIEFNARFGDPETQVVLARLASPLSRYLLAAAQGGLAELPAPEFSADSAVIVVLASEGYPGAVTTGRELTGLDAATEVPGVHLVHAATARGAEGSWIATGGRVLGVVARGADFAEARERAYAAADRIGLEGGQRRSDIAARVA, via the coding sequence GTGAAGATCCTCGTACTGGGCCCGGGCGCCCGCGAACACGCTCTCGTCCTCTCCCTGATCTCCGAGGAGGCCGGCCACGAGGTCGTTTGCGCCCCGGGGAACGCGGGCATCGCCGCGAGCGGGGTGGAGACCCCCGAGCTCGCGTACACGGATCCCGCGGCGGTGGCGGCGTTCGTGCGCGAGCGCGGCTTCGACCTCGTCGTGGTCGGCCCCGAGGCGCCGCTCGTCGCCGGCGTCGCCGATCCGCTGCGCGCCGCGGGGATCCCGGTGTTCGGGCCGGATCGCGCCGCGGCGCAGCTCGAGGGCTCGAAGGCCTTCGCGAAGCGGATCATGGATGCGGCCGGCGTGCCGACCGGGCGGGCGACGCGCGTCGCCTCCGTCGCCGAGGCCGGCGCCGTGCTCGACGACTTCGGCGCGCCGTACGTCGTGAAGGCGGACGGCCTGGCCGCGGGCAAGGGCGTGCTCGTGACCGAGGACCGCGACGCTGCGCTCGCGCACGTGGCGGAGTGGGCGCCGCACGGGGAGGTGCTCGTCGAGGAGTTCCTCGACGGGCAGGAGGTGTCGCTCTTCTTCTTCGCGGACGGGCACGATGTGCTCCCGCTGAGCCCGGCGCAGGACTACAAGCGCATCTTCGACGGCGACGCCGGCCCGAACACGGGCGGCATGGGGGCGTACTCGCCGCTGCCGTGGGTCGCCGACGATTTCGTCGAGGAGATCACCCGCACCGTGGCGCTGCCGACCGTGCGGCAGCTCGAGGCGGAGGGCACGCCCTTCGTGGGGCTGCTCTACTGCGGCCTCATCGTCACCGCGACGGGCGTGCGCGTCATCGAGTTCAACGCGCGCTTCGGCGACCCGGAGACGCAGGTCGTGCTCGCGCGCCTCGCCTCGCCGCTGAGCCGGTACCTGCTGGCCGCCGCGCAGGGCGGACTGGCCGAGCTGCCGGCCCCCGAGTTCTCCGCAGACTCCGCGGTGATCGTCGTGCTCGCGAGCGAGGGGTATCCCGGCGCGGTGACGACCGGCCGGGAGCTCACCGGGCTCGACGCCGCGACGGAGGTGCCCGGCGTGCATCTCGTGCACGCCGCGACGGCGCGAGGCGCCGAGGGCTCCTGGATCGCGACGGGCGGACGGGTGCTCGGCGTCGTGGCCCGAGGCGCCGACTTCGCCGAGGCGCGCGAGCGCGCCTACGCGGCCGCGGACCGGATCGGGCTCGAGGGCGGTCAGCGGCGTTCGGACATCGCGGCGCGGGTCGCATAG
- a CDS encoding SRPBCC family protein has product MNAARADVWPYLADPERRAEWWAELQLEPGIGGTVAERWSEGDGEESVSRDASGTVDVWVEGHAIGFTWREAGDERDTAVLITLRTQGYQTGLTVTETGFDALPAASERAAASQEGWRVLLRDLVAAIDAAGAAGRLAHTVVAGVGVAAADPSGAAGTELVVAPEEVDGEVDDAAAPEDAASGTEVDVEVDPEPELGERLELDTGSVEVVDAGEAEPGTGPADPGSEPSGEQSAAAAGVAAEPDADADAGAGSESGPGGDLDGAAESGLDDAADADADADADAAAVDEESADVVDAESDDAAESDEAAESDGTAESDDTAESDAGIGADAEAGADAETGAEAEAEAETDAPADPIAEADPATGADPATDADDTIAISREAIDDAMHDLGLGAEDDAPGEPEEPDFDTLIRGS; this is encoded by the coding sequence ATGAACGCCGCGCGGGCCGACGTGTGGCCGTACCTGGCGGATCCGGAGCGCCGGGCCGAATGGTGGGCCGAGCTCCAGCTCGAGCCCGGGATCGGCGGCACCGTCGCGGAGCGCTGGAGCGAGGGCGACGGCGAGGAGTCGGTCAGCCGCGATGCGAGCGGCACCGTCGATGTCTGGGTCGAGGGGCACGCGATCGGCTTCACCTGGCGCGAGGCCGGCGACGAGCGCGACACCGCCGTGCTCATCACGCTGCGTACGCAGGGGTACCAGACCGGGCTCACCGTGACCGAGACGGGGTTCGACGCATTGCCCGCCGCATCCGAGCGGGCCGCGGCTTCGCAGGAGGGATGGCGGGTGCTCCTGCGGGACCTCGTCGCGGCCATCGATGCCGCCGGCGCCGCCGGGAGGCTCGCTCACACGGTCGTGGCCGGGGTCGGCGTCGCCGCGGCGGATCCGAGCGGCGCCGCGGGGACCGAGCTCGTGGTCGCCCCCGAAGAGGTCGACGGCGAGGTGGACGACGCAGCGGCTCCGGAGGATGCGGCCTCGGGGACCGAGGTCGACGTCGAGGTCGATCCGGAGCCCGAGCTCGGCGAGCGCCTCGAGCTGGATACGGGGTCCGTGGAGGTCGTCGATGCCGGGGAGGCCGAGCCGGGGACGGGGCCCGCGGATCCCGGATCGGAGCCCTCGGGGGAGCAGTCCGCCGCCGCGGCCGGTGTCGCCGCCGAGCCCGATGCCGATGCCGATGCCGGCGCCGGGAGCGAGAGCGGCCCCGGCGGCGATCTCGATGGCGCGGCTGAGAGCGGACTCGATGATGCCGCCGATGCCGATGCCGATGCCGATGCCGATGCCGCGGCCGTTGACGAAGAGTCGGCCGACGTTGTGGATGCTGAGAGCGATGACGCCGCCGAGAGCGATGAGGCCGCCGAGAGCGATGGCACTGCCGAGAGCGACGACACCGCCGAGAGCGACGCCGGCATCGGAGCCGACGCGGAAGCCGGAGCCGACGCGGAAACCGGGGCCGAGGCCGAGGCGGAAGCCGAGACTGACGCCCCCGCGGATCCTATCGCCGAGGCCGATCCCGCGACCGGAGCCGATCCCGCGACCGATGCCGACGACACGATCGCGATCAGCCGTGAGGCCATCGACGACGCGATGCACGACCTCGGGCTCGGTGCGGAGGACGACGCTCCCGGCGAGCCCGAGGAGCCCGACTTCGACACCCTCATCCGCGGCAGCTGA
- a CDS encoding phosphoribosylaminoimidazolesuccinocarboxamide synthase, giving the protein MTELPAPPQLPGWTHTYSGKVRDLYVPADGDDRFLLVVASNRVSAFDHVLEPPIPGKGALLTTLSNWWFSRIGIANHLAEAGDGAPVVPAEVADRAMLTRRLEMYPIECVVRGALTGSGYAEYRRSGAVCGIELPAGLEDGDLLEEPIYTPAYKAPLGEHDENITFERSAELVGPEVAAALRDASLAIFTAARDQAAERGVVLADTKFEFGRDPRTGELVLADEVLTSDSSRYWDAEAYGNTGLDRAARLASFDKQIVRNWLAAHWDRTGTPPELPAEIVERTRERYRELLERLTA; this is encoded by the coding sequence GTGACCGAACTCCCCGCTCCCCCGCAGCTGCCCGGTTGGACCCACACCTACTCCGGCAAGGTGCGCGATCTGTACGTCCCCGCCGACGGCGACGACCGCTTCCTCCTCGTGGTCGCGAGCAATCGCGTCAGTGCCTTCGACCACGTGCTCGAACCCCCGATCCCGGGCAAGGGCGCGCTGCTCACGACGCTGTCGAACTGGTGGTTCTCGCGGATCGGGATCGCGAACCACCTCGCCGAGGCCGGAGACGGCGCCCCCGTCGTCCCGGCCGAGGTCGCCGACCGCGCGATGCTCACCCGCAGGCTCGAGATGTACCCGATCGAGTGCGTCGTACGGGGCGCGCTCACGGGCTCGGGGTACGCCGAGTACCGGCGCAGCGGCGCCGTGTGCGGCATCGAGCTGCCGGCGGGGCTCGAGGACGGCGACCTCCTCGAGGAGCCGATCTACACGCCCGCGTACAAGGCCCCGCTCGGCGAGCACGACGAGAACATCACCTTCGAGCGCAGCGCGGAGCTCGTCGGGCCCGAGGTCGCGGCGGCGCTGCGCGACGCGTCCCTCGCGATCTTCACCGCGGCTCGGGATCAGGCGGCCGAGCGGGGCGTCGTGCTCGCCGACACGAAGTTCGAGTTCGGCCGCGATCCCCGCACGGGCGAGCTCGTCCTCGCCGATGAAGTGCTCACGAGCGACTCGTCCCGATACTGGGACGCGGAGGCGTACGGGAACACGGGCCTCGACCGTGCAGCCCGGCTCGCGTCCTTCGACAAGCAGATCGTGCGCAACTGGCTCGCCGCGCACTGGGACCGCACGGGGACGCCGCCCGAGCTCCCCGCTGAGATCGTCGAGCGCACGCGCGAGCGCTACCGCGAGCTGCTGGAGCGCCTGACCGCTTGA
- a CDS encoding VOC family protein has product MEQRLSLITLAVADVARSRAFYVDGLGWAPLFEAEDVVMLPVGPQLLLSLWSVEGFTAEIGEPPAAGLAPITLAHNVRTEAEADAVLARAASLGATTQAAVRRDWGGYSGYFQDPDGFRWEIAVNPGDTGAYVLP; this is encoded by the coding sequence GTGGAGCAGCGCCTCAGCCTCATCACCCTCGCCGTCGCGGACGTGGCCCGCAGTCGCGCCTTCTACGTCGACGGGCTCGGCTGGGCACCGCTCTTCGAGGCGGAGGACGTGGTGATGCTGCCGGTCGGCCCGCAGCTCCTGCTCTCGCTGTGGAGCGTCGAGGGCTTCACCGCGGAGATCGGCGAACCGCCGGCAGCGGGACTCGCGCCGATCACGCTCGCCCACAACGTGCGGACCGAGGCCGAGGCCGACGCGGTGCTGGCCCGCGCCGCGTCCCTGGGCGCGACGACGCAGGCCGCGGTGCGCCGGGACTGGGGCGGCTATTCGGGCTACTTCCAGGACCCCGACGGCTTCCGCTGGGAGATCGCGGTGAACCCGGGCGATACCGGCGCGTATGTGCTGCCCTGA
- the purS gene encoding phosphoribosylformylglycinamidine synthase subunit PurS: MPTIVVDVMPKAELLDPQGKATTGALDRLGHGKFQNVRIGKRFEFAVEGEVTDAVIAEVRQVADEILSNAVIEDVVAISVDGVPVADGAAR; the protein is encoded by the coding sequence GTGCCCACGATTGTCGTTGATGTCATGCCGAAGGCCGAACTGCTCGATCCCCAGGGCAAGGCCACCACGGGTGCGCTGGATCGCCTGGGGCACGGCAAGTTCCAGAACGTGCGCATCGGCAAGCGCTTCGAGTTCGCCGTCGAGGGCGAGGTGACCGACGCGGTGATCGCCGAGGTGCGCCAGGTCGCCGACGAGATCCTGTCGAACGCCGTCATCGAGGATGTCGTCGCCATCAGCGTCGACGGCGTCCCCGTCGCGGACGGCGCCGCCCGATGA
- the purQ gene encoding phosphoribosylformylglycinamidine synthase subunit PurQ, whose translation MTTRIGVVTFPGSLDDRDAQRAIRIAGAEPVALWHADHELQGVDAIVLPGGFSYGDYLRPGAIAAVSPIMTEVVEAANRGLPVLGICNGFQVLVESHLLPGGLIRNAHQQFIRRDQRLVVENADTEWTNAFAQGEEIVIPLKNGDGGYIANEETLKRLEGDGLIAFRYAGVNPNGSLEDIAGLTNERGNVVGLMPHPEHAVEPGFGPSTPEAMSSGVDGLRFFESAIAALQARV comes from the coding sequence ATGACCACCCGCATCGGCGTCGTCACCTTCCCCGGCTCGCTCGACGACCGCGACGCGCAGCGCGCGATCCGGATCGCGGGCGCCGAGCCCGTCGCCCTCTGGCACGCCGATCACGAGCTGCAGGGCGTCGACGCGATCGTGCTGCCCGGCGGCTTCAGCTACGGCGACTACCTCCGCCCCGGCGCGATCGCCGCGGTGTCCCCGATCATGACCGAGGTCGTCGAGGCCGCGAATCGCGGCCTGCCCGTGCTCGGCATCTGCAACGGCTTCCAGGTCCTCGTCGAGTCGCACCTGCTGCCCGGCGGGCTGATCCGCAACGCGCATCAGCAGTTCATCCGCCGCGACCAGCGCCTCGTCGTCGAGAACGCCGACACCGAGTGGACGAACGCCTTCGCGCAGGGCGAGGAGATCGTCATCCCGCTGAAGAACGGCGACGGCGGCTACATCGCGAACGAGGAGACGCTGAAGCGGCTCGAGGGCGACGGGCTCATCGCCTTCCGCTACGCGGGCGTGAACCCGAACGGCTCCCTCGAGGACATCGCTGGGCTCACAAACGAGCGCGGCAACGTGGTCGGTCTCATGCCGCATCCCGAGCACGCCGTCGAGCCCGGCTTCGGCCCCTCGACGCCCGAGGCGATGAGTTCGGGCGTCGACGGCCTCCGCTTCTTCGAGAGCGCCATCGCCGCTCTCCAGGCGCGCGTCTGA
- a CDS encoding GNAT family N-acetyltransferase — MNASIRIRPARPEEHAETGALVRAAYAADFALGAEYLAEIEDVAGRATSSEVLVAVEADPETGERILATVTIPRPGERLQDDTEPGEMDLRLLGVAHAARGRGIGEAVVRHCLRVARDRGCHRVVLHTGEIMTGAQRLYERLGFTRIPEREFDIEVLGGTRRILAYGLALTGVRVPA; from the coding sequence GTGAACGCGTCGATCCGGATCCGCCCCGCCCGCCCCGAAGAGCACGCCGAGACGGGCGCCCTCGTGCGCGCCGCCTATGCGGCAGACTTCGCGCTCGGAGCCGAGTACCTCGCGGAGATCGAGGATGTCGCGGGGCGGGCGACGAGCTCCGAGGTGCTCGTCGCCGTCGAGGCGGACCCGGAGACGGGGGAGCGGATCCTCGCGACGGTCACGATCCCCCGCCCGGGCGAGCGGCTCCAGGACGACACGGAGCCGGGCGAGATGGATCTCCGCCTGCTCGGGGTCGCGCACGCCGCCCGTGGTCGAGGGATCGGCGAGGCGGTCGTGCGGCACTGCCTCCGGGTCGCGCGGGATCGCGGCTGCCATCGGGTCGTGCTGCACACGGGTGAGATCATGACCGGGGCGCAGCGGCTCTACGAGCGGCTCGGCTTCACCCGGATCCCCGAGCGCGAGTTCGACATCGAGGTGCTCGGCGGGACCCGGCGGATCCTCGCCTACGGGCTCGCCCTGACCGGGGTGCGGGTGCCGGCCTGA
- a CDS encoding glutamate-1-semialdehyde 2,1-aminomutase: protein MSAPRVPGGTAARSAALAERAERVIPGGVNSPVRAYGSVGGTPRFLVAGRGAYVTDADGVEYVDLVASWGPALLGHAHPAVVDAVQAAAARGLGFGASVPEEAELAEEIVSRLTLPVPGAPASVPLVERVRLVSTGTEATMTAIRLARGATGRPLLIKFAGHYHGHSDGLLAEAGSGLATLAMPGSAGVTAETAAQTLVLPYNDLPALEAAFAEHGDRIAAVIAEAAAANMGVLPPAPGFTRAMIALAHRHGALVILDEVLTGFRAGPAGYWGIAAAEMAAADVAAEGGPAAGAPAEGGLVDAAVLPDLVTFGKVVGGGLPLAALGGRREVMELLAPLGPVYQAGTLSGNPLAVTAGLTTLRHADAEAYARLGRAAAAIAEGAGSALAAAGVPHRVQRAGTLFSVLFGDFPEAPTTYAQVQRQEVGRHRAFFHEMLARGVNLPPSAFEAWFATAAHDDAAIERVLAVLPHAARAAARV, encoded by the coding sequence ATGAGCGCGCCGCGCGTTCCCGGCGGCACCGCTGCGCGCAGCGCCGCACTCGCGGAGCGCGCCGAGCGGGTCATCCCCGGCGGCGTCAACTCGCCCGTACGCGCCTACGGCTCGGTGGGCGGGACGCCCCGCTTCCTCGTCGCCGGGCGCGGAGCGTACGTCACGGACGCCGACGGGGTCGAGTACGTCGACCTCGTCGCCTCGTGGGGCCCGGCTCTCCTCGGCCACGCGCACCCCGCCGTCGTGGATGCGGTGCAGGCCGCCGCCGCGCGCGGCCTCGGATTCGGCGCATCGGTGCCCGAGGAGGCGGAGCTCGCCGAGGAGATCGTGTCGCGGCTCACGCTGCCCGTGCCCGGCGCGCCGGCATCGGTCCCGCTCGTGGAACGCGTGCGCCTCGTCTCGACCGGCACCGAGGCGACGATGACCGCGATCCGCCTCGCCCGCGGCGCGACGGGCCGCCCGCTCCTCATCAAGTTCGCGGGGCACTACCACGGGCACTCCGACGGGCTGCTCGCCGAGGCCGGATCGGGCCTCGCGACGCTCGCGATGCCGGGGTCCGCGGGCGTCACCGCCGAGACGGCGGCGCAGACCCTCGTGCTGCCCTACAACGACCTCCCCGCGCTCGAAGCCGCCTTCGCCGAGCACGGCGACCGCATCGCGGCGGTCATCGCCGAGGCCGCGGCCGCGAACATGGGGGTGCTGCCGCCCGCGCCGGGCTTCACCCGCGCGATGATCGCGCTCGCCCACCGGCACGGCGCGCTGGTGATCCTCGACGAGGTGCTCACCGGATTCCGCGCGGGGCCCGCGGGCTACTGGGGGATCGCGGCCGCGGAGATGGCGGCGGCGGACGTTGCCGCGGAGGGCGGGCCTGCGGCGGGCGCTCCCGCGGAGGGCGGGCTCGTGGATGCCGCCGTCCTCCCCGACCTCGTGACGTTCGGCAAGGTCGTCGGCGGCGGGCTGCCGCTCGCGGCGCTCGGCGGCCGGCGCGAGGTCATGGAGCTGCTCGCGCCGCTCGGCCCGGTCTACCAGGCGGGCACGCTGTCGGGCAATCCACTCGCCGTGACCGCCGGGCTCACGACGCTCCGGCACGCCGACGCTGAGGCCTACGCGCGGCTCGGTCGCGCCGCCGCGGCGATCGCCGAGGGTGCGGGGTCAGCGCTCGCGGCCGCGGGGGTGCCGCACCGCGTGCAGCGCGCCGGCACGCTCTTCAGCGTGCTGTTCGGGGACTTCCCCGAGGCCCCGACGACGTATGCGCAGGTGCAGCGGCAGGAGGTGGGCCGCCACCGCGCGTTCTTCCACGAGATGCTCGCGCGGGGCGTCAATCTGCCGCCGAGCGCCTTCGAGGCATGGTTCGCGACGGCCGCGCACGACGACGCGGCGATCGAGCGGGTGCTCGCCGTGCTGCCGCACGCGGCGCGAGCCGCCGCCCGCGTCTGA